A section of the Streptococcus oriscaviae genome encodes:
- the argH gene encoding argininosuccinate lyase, with translation MVEKKLWGGRFEAGLEEWVEEFGASIRFDQRLAQYDIQGSIAHVTMLGKQGILQPEEAVAIQTGLQELLADCQAGRLSFDVSNEDIHMNIESLLTEKIGPLAGKLHTARSRNDQVATDMHLYLKEQLVLVLDKLWKLRETLVNLASQHVETIMPGYTHLQHAQPISFGHHLMAYYSMFSRDSERFAFNRKHADLSPLGAAALAGTTFPVDRELTSELMGFAKPYSNSLDAVSDRDFILEFLSNSSLLMMHMSRLCEEIINWCSHEYQFVTLSDTFSTGSSIMPQKKNPDMAELIRGKSGRVYGNLIGLLTVMKSLPLAYNKDLQEDKEGMFDTVDTITVALDILSGMLQTMTVNEQIMEEATQKDFSNATELADYLANKGIPFRQAHEIVGKLVLDCSKAGHYLQDVPLATYRAISELIEADVYQALSSKTAVERRTSLGGTGFSQVEWQIQTAKTELNQEKSL, from the coding sequence ATGGTAGAAAAGAAATTGTGGGGCGGTCGGTTTGAGGCCGGATTAGAGGAGTGGGTGGAGGAATTCGGTGCTTCCATTCGATTTGACCAACGACTAGCCCAGTATGATATTCAGGGTTCAATTGCACACGTCACGATGTTGGGGAAACAAGGTATTCTTCAGCCGGAGGAGGCGGTGGCTATTCAGACCGGTTTGCAGGAATTACTGGCAGACTGTCAAGCTGGTCGCTTGAGCTTCGATGTTTCCAACGAAGACATCCACATGAATATTGAAAGCCTTTTGACGGAAAAAATCGGGCCCCTTGCTGGTAAACTTCACACAGCACGTTCACGCAATGATCAGGTCGCTACGGATATGCACCTTTATCTGAAGGAACAGTTGGTGCTTGTTTTGGATAAACTCTGGAAACTTCGTGAAACCTTGGTCAATTTGGCAAGCCAGCATGTTGAAACCATCATGCCGGGCTACACCCATCTTCAACACGCTCAGCCAATCAGCTTTGGACATCATTTGATGGCCTATTACAGTATGTTTAGCAGAGATAGTGAGCGCTTTGCTTTCAATAGGAAACATGCCGATTTATCCCCTTTGGGAGCAGCAGCGCTAGCAGGGACAACCTTTCCCGTTGACCGCGAGCTGACTTCGGAGTTGATGGGCTTTGCCAAGCCTTACAGCAATTCGCTGGATGCGGTGTCGGATCGAGATTTCATCCTGGAGTTTCTTTCCAACAGTAGCCTGCTTATGATGCACATGTCTCGCCTTTGCGAGGAAATTATCAATTGGTGTTCCCATGAGTATCAATTTGTCACCTTATCAGACACCTTCTCAACAGGATCTTCCATCATGCCTCAGAAAAAAAATCCCGACATGGCCGAGTTGATTCGCGGCAAGTCAGGAAGAGTCTATGGCAATCTGATAGGCCTTTTAACAGTCATGAAATCTCTGCCTCTGGCTTATAATAAAGATCTTCAGGAAGATAAGGAGGGTATGTTTGATACGGTTGATACCATCACCGTCGCTCTGGACATCTTGTCTGGTATGCTTCAGACCATGACGGTCAACGAGCAAATCATGGAAGAAGCAACCCAAAAAGATTTTTCCAATGCAACGGAGCTCGCAGACTACTTGGCTAATAAGGGGATTCCCTTCCGTCAGGCCCACGAAATTGTCGGCAAACTGGTTCTTGATTGCAGCAAGGCTGGCCACTATCTTCAAGATGTACCTCTGGCTACCTATCGGGCCATTTCAGAGCTGATTGAAGCAGACGTCTATCAGGCACTGTCCTCTAAAACGGCTGTGGAGCGCCGCACTTCTCTGGGCGGAACAGGATTTTCACAGGTTGAATGGCAAATTCAGACAGCAAAAACCGAACTTAATCAGGAGAAAAGCCTATAA
- the rnpA gene encoding ribonuclease P protein component, giving the protein MKKTYRVKRERDFNDIFTKGRNVANRRFVIYSLPKEQNHFRVGLSVSKKLGNAVMRNRIKRRIRHVLIEYADQLTSEDFVVITRKGVENLSYQEIKQNLLHVLKLAKLYQEGVAVEKES; this is encoded by the coding sequence TTGAAGAAAACGTATCGTGTCAAGCGTGAACGTGATTTTAATGATATTTTTACCAAAGGAAGAAACGTAGCCAATCGAAGGTTTGTCATTTACAGTTTACCCAAGGAACAAAACCACTTTCGAGTAGGTCTTTCCGTCAGTAAAAAATTAGGAAACGCTGTCATGCGCAACAGGATTAAACGAAGAATCCGCCACGTTCTCATCGAATATGCCGACCAGCTTACCAGTGAAGACTTTGTAGTCATTACTCGCAAGGGTGTGGAGAACCTGTCCTACCAAGAAATCAAACAAAATCTCCTCCATGTTTTAAAACTAGCTAAATTATACCAGGAAGGTGTTGCTGTTGAAAAAGAAAGTTAA
- a CDS encoding YidC/Oxa1 family membrane protein insertase, producing MKKKVKWAGLLTLTLLVLTACGTGEVTSQSTGAWDQLIYWFASIIQFLSINGQIGIGIILFTLLIRTLLLPLFQFQMNSTRKMQELQPQIRELQEQYAGKDMESRQLLAEATQKLYKDNGVNMYASFIPLLIQMPILIALFQALTRVEALKVGHFLWLNLGGTDPYFILPILAAVFTFLSSWLTNKAAPEKNGAMTVMTYVMPIMIFMFAVTAASGVALYWTVSNAFQVFQTLLFNNPFKIQAERQAKIDAEKERQAKIRRAQKKARRKK from the coding sequence TTGAAAAAGAAAGTTAAATGGGCTGGTCTATTGACCTTGACCTTACTTGTGCTGACCGCTTGCGGAACCGGCGAAGTGACCAGCCAATCCACAGGTGCCTGGGACCAACTTATTTATTGGTTTGCTAGCATCATTCAATTCCTGTCCATCAATGGTCAAATTGGTATCGGTATCATCCTTTTTACCCTCTTGATTCGGACCCTCTTGTTGCCGCTCTTCCAGTTCCAAATGAACTCGACGCGCAAGATGCAAGAGCTGCAACCGCAAATACGAGAATTACAAGAACAATATGCTGGAAAAGATATGGAGAGCCGCCAGCTTTTAGCTGAAGCGACCCAAAAGCTCTATAAGGACAATGGCGTGAATATGTACGCTTCCTTCATCCCGCTTCTTATCCAGATGCCTATCTTGATTGCCCTCTTTCAAGCTCTGACAAGAGTGGAAGCCCTCAAAGTAGGTCATTTCCTATGGCTGAATCTAGGTGGAACAGACCCCTACTTCATCCTCCCTATCTTGGCAGCGGTCTTCACCTTCCTGAGCTCATGGTTGACCAACAAGGCTGCTCCAGAAAAGAACGGTGCGATGACGGTTATGACCTATGTGATGCCGATTATGATTTTCATGTTTGCAGTAACAGCTGCTAGTGGTGTCGCCCTCTACTGGACAGTTTCCAACGCCTTTCAGGTGTTCCAAACCCTGCTGTTTAACAACCCTTTCAAGATTCAGGCAGAACGCCAAGCTAAGATTGATGCGGAAAAAGAACGTCAGGCTAAAATACGAAGAGCCCAGAAAAAAGCTCGCAGAAAGAAATAG
- the jag gene encoding RNA-binding cell elongation regulator Jag/EloR, with product MKFTGATVEEAIQNGLAELNIPRKKAHITVLAREKKGFLGFGKKPAQVEIDVINETTVVKANQKAVRGVPSEINDLNEPVKSVSEATIDLGKVVAAVKEYEKSGQTLEKGIKDKILKNKKDAKTILEETGRIEIIKDTAENETAESSQGFDDLDIKVEPKYDINQVVEEVSTYIQEILDDMDVEARIDSSHSRRTINIQVDTNEPGRVIGYHGKVLKALQLLAQNFLYNRYERNFYITINVNDYVEHRAEVLQGYAQKLAERVMAEQVAYHTDPMSSSERKIIHRIISKMDGLTSYSEGSEPNRYVVVDIEGQHD from the coding sequence ATGAAATTTACAGGAGCAACTGTTGAAGAAGCTATCCAAAATGGATTGGCAGAACTAAATATTCCTCGCAAAAAAGCACATATCACCGTGTTGGCGCGTGAGAAAAAAGGTTTCCTAGGTTTTGGGAAAAAACCAGCCCAAGTAGAAATTGACGTTATCAACGAAACAACGGTTGTCAAGGCCAATCAAAAGGCTGTTCGTGGAGTTCCTTCTGAAATCAACGACCTCAACGAACCCGTAAAGAGTGTGTCTGAAGCAACGATTGACCTAGGTAAGGTTGTTGCGGCGGTGAAAGAGTATGAAAAGTCCGGTCAAACCCTAGAAAAGGGAATCAAGGACAAGATTTTAAAGAATAAGAAAGATGCGAAAACCATCCTTGAAGAAACAGGCCGTATTGAAATTATCAAAGATACAGCAGAAAATGAAACGGCTGAAAGCAGTCAAGGCTTTGATGACTTGGACATTAAGGTGGAACCAAAGTATGACATCAATCAAGTGGTAGAAGAAGTATCCACCTACATCCAAGAAATTCTGGATGACATGGATGTGGAAGCCCGCATTGACAGCAGCCACAGCCGTCGCACTATCAATATTCAAGTGGATACCAACGAGCCGGGTCGTGTCATCGGCTACCATGGGAAGGTCTTGAAAGCCTTGCAACTTCTGGCTCAAAACTTCCTTTATAACCGCTATGAACGTAATTTTTACATCACTATCAATGTCAATGACTATGTAGAACATCGCGCAGAAGTCCTTCAAGGCTACGCCCAAAAATTGGCAGAACGAGTGATGGCAGAACAAGTTGCTTACCATACAGACCCAATGTCTAGCAGCGAGCGTAAAATTATCCACCGGATTATCTCTAAGATGGATGGCCTAACTAGCTATTCTGAGGGAAGCGAACCAAATCGCTACGTTGTTGTGGACATTGAAGGGCAACATGATTAA